The following are from one region of the Mus caroli chromosome 13, CAROLI_EIJ_v1.1, whole genome shotgun sequence genome:
- the LOC110308159 gene encoding histone H2B type 1-A yields MPEVAVKGATISKKGFKKAVTKTQKKEGRKRKRCRKESYSIYIYKVLKQVHPDTGISSKAMSIMNSFVTDIFERIASEASRLAHYNKRSTITSREIQTAVRLLLPGELAKHAVSEGTKAVTKYTSSK; encoded by the coding sequence ATGCCGGAGGTGGCGGTAAAGGGTGCTACTATTTCCAAGAAAGGCTTCAAGAAAGCGGTCACCAAGACCCAGAAAAAGGAGGGCCGGAAACGTAAGAGATGCCGCAAGGAGAGCTACTCCATTTACATCTATAAGGTGCTGAAACAAGTGCACCCCGACACCGGCATCTCCTCTAAGGCCATGAGCATCATGAACTCCTTTGTGACAGACATCTTCGAGCGCATCGCGAGCGAGGCGTCCCGCCTGGCGCATTACAACAAGCGCTCGACCATCACGTCCCGGGAGATCCAGACGGCCGTGCGCCTGCTGCTGCCCGGGGAGCTGGCCAAGCACGCGGTGTCCGAGGGCACCAAGGCCGTCACCAAGTACACCAGCTCCAAGTGA
- the LOC110308158 gene encoding histone H2A type 2-C: protein MSGPTKRGGKARAKVKSRSSRAGLQFPVGRVHRLLRQGNYAQRIGAGAPVYLAAVLEYLTAEVLELAGNAARDNKKTRITPRHLQLAIRNDEELNKLLGRVTIAQGGVLPNIQAVLLPKKTESHKPQTK from the coding sequence ATGTCTGGCCCTACAAAGCGGGGTGGCAAGGCTCGTGCCAAGGTCAAGTCTCGCTCTTCCAGGGCAGGTTTGCAGTTTCCTGTGGGCCGTGTGCACCGCCTTCTCCGCCAAGGGAACTACGCACAGCGAATTGGGGCTGGCGCTCCAGTGTATCTGGCGGCGGTGCTAGAATACTTGACAGCTGAGGTCCTTGAGCTGGCGGGCAACGCCGCCCGCGACAACAAGAAGACGCGCATCACCCCTCGCCACCTGCAGCTGGCCATCCGCAACGACGAGGAGCTCAACAAGCTGCTGGGCCGCGTGACCATCGCGCAGGGTGGCGTCCTGCCCAACATCCAGGCCGtgctgctgcccaagaagacCGAGAGCCACAAGCCCCAGACCAAGTGA